The sequence CCTGGCTCTGTTCCTGTGAACAAGAATCCTCAGAATCCTAATCAGAAGGCTGTGAAGTTTGACGTtcctgaagatgatgatgatgacgatttCAGTGATGATGAATTCGATGATGATGAGTTTGATGAAGACGACgagtttgatgatgatgatttggagGATGATGAGTTTGACGATCACGCTCCTCCTCCTAACAAGATGAAGCCTATGATGGGTGGTGGACCTGGTGGTAACATGATGATGCCTAATAACATGATGCCTAACATGATGATGCCTAACGCTCAACAAATGTTAAACGCTCACAAAAACGGCGGTGGTCCTGGACCCGCCGGTGGTAAGATTGTGGGTAAAGGAGGCCCCGGTGGTGTTCCTTTTCCTGTTCAAATGCCTAGCGGTGGTGGAGGTAATGGTGGTAAGAAGGGAGGTCCCGGTGGAGGTGGTGGGGGTAATGTGGGGAATCCAAATCAAAACGGTGGTAAAAGCGGCGGCGGTGGTGGTGGACAGTTTGATGGGAAAAATGGGGGAGGTGGTGGTGGTCCTAACGGTAATAAAGGTGGTGGCGGAGGCCAGATGATCGGTGGTCCCAACGGAGGCAAAAAGGGTGGTGCTGGCGGTGGAGGTGGCGGCGGAGGAGGACCCATGAGTGGAGGACTCCCACCAGGTTTCCGGCCAATGGGAGGCGGCAATGGAGGTGGACCTCCGACCATGAGTATGCCAATGAGTGGGGCAATGGGTGGTCCAATTGGTAATCTACCATCAATGGGTGGTGGTGGTCCTGGTGCAATGGGAAATAATAATATGCAGGCGGTTCAAGGATTACCCGCAATGGGTCCAGGAGGTGGCGGCGGCCCATCCGTAGGAGCCCCGCCAGGGTATTTCCAAGGCCATGGAAGCAACGGTGGTGGCCAAGACTCAGTGCCTGGAAATCCCTACTTgcaacagcagcagcaacaacaacaacaacaacaatactTGGCGGCAGTTATGAACCAGCAACGAGCCATGGGCAACGAACGGTTCCAGCCGATGATGTACGCTCGACCACCTCCCGCTGTCAACTACTTGCCACCTGAACCGTACCAACAACATCCGTACCCGTATCCGTATCCATACCAATATCCGCCTCATGGTGGTGATCAGTATTCTCATTACTTCAATGATGAGAATACATCAAGCTGCAACATCATGTGAGCAaacgaaaaaacaaaacaacatcaaAAGTTGCCATAGTTTGTGTATCCGTCTGGTCTGTGATTATACATGGAAATGAGGGGGTTTTTCTTAATGGTTTAAGGGTTCTTACAATCCTTCTTCTAAACTCCAACGGATCAAATCCTAAGTTATATTagggttttctttttctttttaatttgtgatAGTTCTTAAGTAACTTATAGaatcataatataaaatcaaaCGAATATTTTATATTGCAAGTTTTGTCTAGGTTCTTACTTTCTTAACGAGAGCCTAGTGTTCATATCTGCTGTCTAGATGTTTcagacaaaataatataaataaagcCATAAACGAAATGagtatttttatatacaaagtGACTCATGATATTTGTTATTCTTATATATGATATGCGCAATTGCGAAGAACAAGTTTGGTAGATACTAGATACCAAACCCCTTCAAGTCTAGCTGCGATTAGTGATATTGACACTTGTGAATCAATAAACTctttattttgaaaaactattaataaattgtttatcagtatattttatattaactcGATCTTGAAATCGAGAAAACTCGTCCAAGAAGTACTTTATTTCATTTTGCCAAACTGAGCAAACATAATGAGTAATGGAATTGGAACTGTGTCCCACCCACTATAGTTTTAGATCATATTGTCCATTTGGTTTTAGCTTTAATTTCGCTTTTGTTATTAGGTTTGAATATattcataaaaagaaaaagattacaGATTAAAGTAAACAAATcagttgtattttaaataataaaaagatagaCAGTAAAAACGCTGAATGCGAGGATAGCAGCATCTGCTTTACTCTCCTCACCAGTGATTTGCATTCTGcacaatcaaataaaatttcatatgtGGCAAAACGAACGGGTTTATTTTGGTTGCGGCACAACGGTTGTGAATTGTGATGCAGTCTCAACGTCCGTGAACGTTAATGTCGATAGTCCTTATCTAGACCGGTTTAATCTCGTAATTAACAAAGTCAAAACTTATAATGAATAACAAAAGAtgatcatcatcgtca is a genomic window of Brassica napus cultivar Da-Ae chromosome A2, Da-Ae, whole genome shotgun sequence containing:
- the LOC106431482 gene encoding heavy metal-associated isoprenylated plant protein 33, translating into MSKEEFMKIQTCVLKVNIHCDGCKQKVKKILQKIEGVFTTKIDAEQGKVTVSGNVDPSVLIKKLLKSGKHAEIWGAPKGNNTIQNQPNLANQFKGMQIDHGGKGGGGNGGGNNNKVQKGGGGGGGGPPPKMGGGGGGGGPPMKMSGGGGGGGPPMKMGGGGGGGGAPPMKMGGGGPPMKMGLPQLTPQQMQQLNPQQLQQLQQLQQMKGFQDLKLPPQMKGPGPGSVPVNKNPQNPNQKAVKFDVPEDDDDDDFSDDEFDDDEFDEDDEFDDDDLEDDEFDDHAPPPNKMKPMMGGGPGGNMMMPNNMMPNMMMPNAQQMLNAHKNGGGPGPAGGKIVGKGGPGGVPFPVQMPSGGGGNGGKKGGPGGGGGGNVGNPNQNGGKSGGGGGGQFDGKNGGGGGGPNGNKGGGGGQMIGGPNGGKKGGAGGGGGGGGGPMSGGLPPGFRPMGGGNGGGPPTMSMPMSGAMGGPIGNLPSMGGGGPGAMGNNNMQAVQGLPAMGPGGGGGPSVGAPPGYFQGHGSNGGGQDSVPGNPYLQQQQQQQQQQQYLAAVMNQQRAMGNERFQPMMYARPPPAVNYLPPEPYQQHPYPYPYPYQYPPHGGDQYSHYFNDENTSSCNIM